One Roseomonas sp. OT10 DNA window includes the following coding sequences:
- a CDS encoding TetR/AcrR family transcriptional regulator — translation MDDGEGRSLGSTTDAPAATGPVRRRRAPAAARRDPARTRRNLIESAYREFARAGYHGASIERICRAAGVSKQILSHHFGSKENAYLAVLELAYERSRARDAGLEGEGLDPAAAMRDFVGFAFDHLRQNRDFVSLLADENVNKGIHIRRSARLRASYGPLLARIAALLRRGEQAGVFRPGIDPKQLYISISGLCFFLFSNGHTLSAVFGEDLLTEEALSARRAHVMDFVMAALAPRPAAAAP, via the coding sequence ATGGATGACGGGGAAGGACGGTCGCTGGGCAGCACGACCGATGCGCCGGCCGCGACGGGCCCCGTCCGACGCCGCCGGGCCCCCGCCGCGGCGCGCCGCGACCCGGCCCGGACCCGGCGCAACCTGATCGAGTCCGCCTACCGCGAGTTCGCGCGGGCCGGCTACCACGGCGCCAGCATCGAGCGGATCTGCCGCGCCGCCGGTGTCAGCAAGCAGATCCTGTCGCACCATTTCGGCTCGAAGGAGAACGCCTACCTCGCCGTGCTGGAGCTGGCCTACGAACGCTCCCGTGCCCGGGATGCGGGGCTGGAGGGCGAGGGGCTGGACCCGGCCGCGGCGATGCGCGACTTCGTCGGCTTCGCCTTCGACCACCTGCGGCAGAACCGCGACTTCGTGAGCCTGCTGGCGGACGAGAACGTCAACAAGGGCATCCATATCCGGCGTTCGGCCAGGCTTCGCGCCAGCTATGGCCCGCTGCTGGCCCGCATCGCCGCCCTGCTGCGGCGCGGCGAGCAGGCCGGCGTGTTCCGCCCGGGCATCGACCCGAAGCAACTCTACATCTCCATCAGCGGCCTGTGCTTCTTCCTCTTCTCCAACGGCCACACCCTCTCCGCCGTCTTCGGCGAGGACCTGCTGACGGAGGAGGCCCTCTCCGCCCGGCGCGCGCATGTGATGGATTTCGTCATGGCCGCGCTGGCGCCACGGCCCGCCGCAGCGGCGCCGTAG
- a CDS encoding M23 family metallopeptidase: MIARRSLLALPALALPACATAPAPQAVAAGTAPVQPLALSGPVSQGGLVTGRAAPGSRVTLDGRTVPVAADGTFALGFGRDATGEAVLAVTAPGGRTETRRLAIAPREWDVQRISGLPPAQVTPDPRALARIRAEQKRLNAARRTITPVPRFAEGFVWPVRGRISGHWGNQRILNGQPRAPHLGLDIAAPQGTPIGAMAAGRVTLAGDLYFTGNTLLVEHGLGITSLYAHLSRVDVAEGQEVGRGQTIGLVGATGRATGPHLHLGLFWLSTPVDPEPLLPA, from the coding sequence ATGATCGCACGCCGCAGCCTCCTGGCGCTTCCCGCCCTCGCCCTGCCCGCCTGCGCCACCGCCCCGGCGCCGCAGGCCGTCGCGGCCGGTACCGCTCCGGTGCAGCCGCTGGCCCTCTCCGGCCCGGTCAGCCAGGGCGGGCTGGTGACCGGCCGGGCGGCGCCGGGGTCACGGGTCACGCTGGACGGCAGGACGGTGCCTGTCGCCGCCGACGGGACCTTCGCGCTCGGCTTCGGGCGCGACGCCACGGGCGAGGCGGTGCTGGCCGTGACCGCGCCCGGCGGCCGGACGGAGACACGGCGCCTGGCCATTGCGCCACGCGAATGGGACGTGCAGCGGATCAGCGGCCTGCCCCCCGCCCAGGTGACGCCCGATCCGCGCGCCCTGGCCCGCATCCGGGCGGAGCAGAAGCGCCTGAACGCGGCCCGCCGCACCATCACCCCGGTCCCGCGCTTCGCCGAGGGCTTCGTCTGGCCGGTGCGCGGGCGGATCAGCGGGCACTGGGGCAACCAGCGCATCCTGAACGGCCAGCCCCGCGCGCCGCATCTGGGGCTGGACATCGCCGCGCCCCAGGGCACGCCCATCGGCGCCATGGCGGCGGGGCGCGTCACCCTGGCGGGGGACCTCTATTTCACCGGCAACACGCTGCTGGTCGAGCACGGCCTGGGGATCACCAGCCTTTACGCCCACCTGTCCCGCGTCGACGTGGCGGAGGGCCAGGAGGTCGGGCGCGGGCAGACGATCGGCCTGGTGGGCGCCACCGGGCGTGCCACCGGGCCGCACCTGCATCTCGGCCTGTTCTGGCTTTCCACCCCGGTCGATCCGGAGCCGCTGCTGCCCGCCTGA